The following coding sequences are from one Neurospora crassa OR74A linkage group I, whole genome shotgun sequence window:
- a CDS encoding glycerol:H+ symporter, with the protein MGGGIIGFIRSIYQLDTLDTRFTTPSSVPYKLAAEAKNDPHGAQEGGLSKGKKAERSKWSTPEFYLYYLVFLVAIPYMFWVPFEVSRESDPRYPKFQRYLSDGWMLGRKVDVSDIQLRTIRGKIPHIFGLLVVQPLLRRVWKLFKPTRLEPGASETSPRAAEARLEQRISFDAFFGAILLTALHGTSGLKILGLLWLNYQIATRLPRKVVPWATWIFNLYILVTMKVYDGYRFKTFVNLIPFAPDSLLELASWMDSQQGLLNRWHILFNITILRLISFNLDYAWMMDRQGGSPIEKKQLDPASLSERDRVGTPAPKSNYSFRNYFAYAIYAPLYLAGPILTFNDYISQCRYQSASIELSRTVKYGIRCLLVLLAMEFVLHFNYVNAISNARPDWSSYTPAQIALLSFFKLHIIWLKLLVPWRLFRFWALVDGIDPPENMLRCVSDNYSTLSFWRSWHRSFYRWTLRYIYIPLGGSNFRTLVSSAYSIITYLAVFMFVAIWHDVDFQLLVWSWLIVAFFLPEIAAGYLFPRKKWEGRPTAYRMLCCVGAVGNVLMMISANVVGFGGGVDAMKALWEGLFRGLSGISFLTGSCIALFVGIQVMFEIRQSELRKGINLKC; encoded by the exons ATGGGAGGAGGCATCATCGGCTTCATTCGAAGCATATACCAACTAGACACGCTCGACACACGATTCACAACACCTTCGTCCGTCCCATACAAACTTGCGGCCGAGGCGAAAAATGATCCACACGGAGCACAAGAGGGCGGCTTGagcaagggaaagaaagcaGAGAGATCAAAATGGAGCACACCCGAGTTCTATCTATACTACTTGGTGTTCTTGGTTGCGATTCCTTACATGTTTTGGGTTCCTTTTGAAGTGTCCAGGGAATCCGACCCGAGGTACCCGAAGTTCCAACGCTATCTGTCAGACGGCTGGATGTTGGGTCGCAAGGTTGATGTATCGGACATCCAGCTACGAACGATTAGGGGAAAGATACCGCATATTTTTGGACTACTCGTTGTGCAGCCGCTTTTGCGCCGAGTTTGGAAGCTATTCAAGCCAACACGACTTGAGCCTGGTGCCTCTGAAACATCACCCAGAGCTGCCGAGGCACGACTAGAGCAGCGTATATCGTTTGATGCCTTCTTTGGTGCTATTCTCCTCACAGCCCTCCACGGAACTAGCGGGCTTAAAATCCTAGGTCTCTTGTGGTTGAATTACCAAATTGCAACTAGGCTCCCGAGAAAGGTTGTCCCATGGGCGACATGGATCTTCAACCTCTACATCTTGGTGACTATGAAAGTCTACGATGGTTACAGATTCAAGACGTTCGTGAACTTGATTCCCTTTGCGCCAGACAGCCTGCTTGAGCTTGCTTCTTGGATGGACAGCCAACAAGGACTCCTGAACCGGTGGCACATTCTCTTCAATATCACCATTCTCCGACTGATCAGCTTCAACCTCGATTATGCCTGGATGATGGACAGACAGGGCGGCAGCCCTATCGAG aagaagcaactAGACCCTGCCAGCCTTTCCGAACGCGACCGTGTCGGCACTCCAGCGCCGAAGAGTAACTACTCCTTCCGCAACTACTTCGCTTACGCCATCTACGCCCCGTTGTACCTGGCCGGCCCGATCCTGACCTTCAACGACTACATCTCGCAGTGCCGATACCAGTCCGCCAGTATCGAACTTTCGCGCACCGTCAAGTACGGCATCCGGTGTCTGCTCGTACTCCTTGCCATGGAGTTCGTGCTGCACTTCAATTATGTCAACGCCATCTCCAACGCGCGGCCTGACTGGTCCTCGTACACGCCCGCCCAGATCGCCctgctctccttcttcaagcTGCACATCATCTGGCTGAAGCTGCTGGTTCCCTGGCGCCTCTTCCGCTTCTGGGCCCTGGTGGACGGAATCGACCCACCCGAGAACATGCTGCGGTGCGTGAGCGACAACTACAGCACTCTGTCCTTTTGGCGCTCCTGGCACCGCTCCTTCTATCGATGGACGCTCCGCTACATCTACATCCCGTTAGGTGGGTCCAACTTCAGAACGCTTGTCAGCTCGGCATACTCGATTATCACGTACCTGGCCGTGTTCATGTTCGTGGCCATCTGGCACGACGTGGATTTCCAGCTGCTTGTGTGGAGCTGGCTTATTGTCGCGTTCTTCCTGCCCGAGATCGCCGCCGGTTATTTGTTCCCGCGCAAAAAGTGGGAGGGCAGGCCGACGGCTTACAGGATGCTGTGCTGCGTGGGCGCGGTCGGAAacgtgttgatgatgatcagCGCGAACGTGGTCGGCTTTGGCGGTGGGGTTGATGCTATGAAGGCTCTTTGGGAGGGCCTGTTTAGGGGGTTGTCTG GCATCTCCTTTCTCACGGGCTCATGCATTGCCCTGTTCGTTGGCATTCAGGTCATGTTTGAGATCAGGCAGTCGGAGTTGAGGAAGGGCATTAACTTGAAGTGCTGA
- a CDS encoding glycerol:H+ symporter, variant, protein MGGGIIGFIRSIYQLDTLDTRFTTPSSVPYKLAAEAKNDPHGAQEGGLSKGKKAERSKWSTPEFYLYYLVFLVAIPYMFWVPFEVSRESDPRYPKFQRYLSDGWMLGRKVDVSDIQLRTIRGKIPHIFGLLVVQPLLRRVWKLFKPTRLEPGASETSPRAAEARLEQRISFDAFFGAILLTALHGTSGLKILGLLWLNYQIATRLPRKVVPWATWIFNLYILVTMKVYDGYRFKTFVNLIPFAPDSLLELASWMDSQQGLLNRWHILFNITILRLISFNLDYAWMMDRQGGSPIEKQLDPASLSERDRVGTPAPKSNYSFRNYFAYAIYAPLYLAGPILTFNDYISQCRYQSASIELSRTVKYGIRCLLVLLAMEFVLHFNYVNAISNARPDWSSYTPAQIALLSFFKLHIIWLKLLVPWRLFRFWALVDGIDPPENMLRCVSDNYSTLSFWRSWHRSFYRWTLRYIYIPLGGSNFRTLVSSAYSIITYLAVFMFVAIWHDVDFQLLVWSWLIVAFFLPEIAAGYLFPRKKWEGRPTAYRMLCCVGAVGNVLMMISANVVGFGGGVDAMKALWEGLFRGLSGISFLTGSCIALFVGIQVMFEIRQSELRKGINLKC, encoded by the exons ATGGGAGGAGGCATCATCGGCTTCATTCGAAGCATATACCAACTAGACACGCTCGACACACGATTCACAACACCTTCGTCCGTCCCATACAAACTTGCGGCCGAGGCGAAAAATGATCCACACGGAGCACAAGAGGGCGGCTTGagcaagggaaagaaagcaGAGAGATCAAAATGGAGCACACCCGAGTTCTATCTATACTACTTGGTGTTCTTGGTTGCGATTCCTTACATGTTTTGGGTTCCTTTTGAAGTGTCCAGGGAATCCGACCCGAGGTACCCGAAGTTCCAACGCTATCTGTCAGACGGCTGGATGTTGGGTCGCAAGGTTGATGTATCGGACATCCAGCTACGAACGATTAGGGGAAAGATACCGCATATTTTTGGACTACTCGTTGTGCAGCCGCTTTTGCGCCGAGTTTGGAAGCTATTCAAGCCAACACGACTTGAGCCTGGTGCCTCTGAAACATCACCCAGAGCTGCCGAGGCACGACTAGAGCAGCGTATATCGTTTGATGCCTTCTTTGGTGCTATTCTCCTCACAGCCCTCCACGGAACTAGCGGGCTTAAAATCCTAGGTCTCTTGTGGTTGAATTACCAAATTGCAACTAGGCTCCCGAGAAAGGTTGTCCCATGGGCGACATGGATCTTCAACCTCTACATCTTGGTGACTATGAAAGTCTACGATGGTTACAGATTCAAGACGTTCGTGAACTTGATTCCCTTTGCGCCAGACAGCCTGCTTGAGCTTGCTTCTTGGATGGACAGCCAACAAGGACTCCTGAACCGGTGGCACATTCTCTTCAATATCACCATTCTCCGACTGATCAGCTTCAACCTCGATTATGCCTGGATGATGGACAGACAGGGCGGCAGCCCTATCGAG aagcaactAGACCCTGCCAGCCTTTCCGAACGCGACCGTGTCGGCACTCCAGCGCCGAAGAGTAACTACTCCTTCCGCAACTACTTCGCTTACGCCATCTACGCCCCGTTGTACCTGGCCGGCCCGATCCTGACCTTCAACGACTACATCTCGCAGTGCCGATACCAGTCCGCCAGTATCGAACTTTCGCGCACCGTCAAGTACGGCATCCGGTGTCTGCTCGTACTCCTTGCCATGGAGTTCGTGCTGCACTTCAATTATGTCAACGCCATCTCCAACGCGCGGCCTGACTGGTCCTCGTACACGCCCGCCCAGATCGCCctgctctccttcttcaagcTGCACATCATCTGGCTGAAGCTGCTGGTTCCCTGGCGCCTCTTCCGCTTCTGGGCCCTGGTGGACGGAATCGACCCACCCGAGAACATGCTGCGGTGCGTGAGCGACAACTACAGCACTCTGTCCTTTTGGCGCTCCTGGCACCGCTCCTTCTATCGATGGACGCTCCGCTACATCTACATCCCGTTAGGTGGGTCCAACTTCAGAACGCTTGTCAGCTCGGCATACTCGATTATCACGTACCTGGCCGTGTTCATGTTCGTGGCCATCTGGCACGACGTGGATTTCCAGCTGCTTGTGTGGAGCTGGCTTATTGTCGCGTTCTTCCTGCCCGAGATCGCCGCCGGTTATTTGTTCCCGCGCAAAAAGTGGGAGGGCAGGCCGACGGCTTACAGGATGCTGTGCTGCGTGGGCGCGGTCGGAAacgtgttgatgatgatcagCGCGAACGTGGTCGGCTTTGGCGGTGGGGTTGATGCTATGAAGGCTCTTTGGGAGGGCCTGTTTAGGGGGTTGTCTG GCATCTCCTTTCTCACGGGCTCATGCATTGCCCTGTTCGTTGGCATTCAGGTCATGTTTGAGATCAGGCAGTCGGAGTTGAGGAAGGGCATTAACTTGAAGTGCTGA
- a CDS encoding chitin synthase activator gives MAYSGGYEGGPGGRQYGGQAPPPRGPPQRAYTAGPGMPQQQYTAPPPQQHYDRYQEDYGYGGGYNDHGGGYDQGYGGQDQGYGGQYDDRNYQRGPPAQDYPQQDYFIPGPNGRNGPPPEAAAPGPGPGRGGPPMQGGRAGPAGPMRPPADNGRGPPAPYPPRGGGYPPGPGRGYPPQGPGGRPGPPDRAVASDPSANRRPPMNGPGPGPGPGPLSPENRGFGGGNFRGPPGAQRRPDVDNVAAQMDGMNLSIQRPPTRGPPGPNGTGPQRAPMRPDTRDGYGGPMRPNTRDGYGGPGPGGPQMGPPQPYRPQQDIQDQRRGPPPGPDFGQPGVFQDGGFGPPGRSMTMPARDDMGFQPPPQNFMHQSDSVPYNGPVGRAIQRPNTAQGARAPPQRVYPSDHGVPPLPQNNYDQGYGNRQDIAYGGQQQQQQPGPVDDYYEDYYEPTGNGGYPAQSDGPNFDAISPHRHKDSFDQHMQPNQMQHQAQRGPGRLPEMSRAKSQPDLRNSQTAVFEMAGDMPPIPMMQQQQTGGPRGSLESQNSLHRPSPNGQPGPLPPGAGITAHPAPYRPGQSAPPQGPYNSDNLPLHPAPVRPGQMPGSMVNLNDRPPPVRNYQAAMNSMPAPPPLNNQPGPQPMQGGPGSPPPPTKPVEPKVTVEELEHLRAIVKNDSNDQQSALRLAKKLVEASDVLVPNLPDPKARARSRDRYLVDAHKILRKLEKASNPDAMFFLADSIGRGLFSSEPDHAHAFSLYQSAAKLGHAAAAYRTAVCCEIGNDEGGGTRKDPIKAIQWYKRAATLGDTPAMYKVGMILLKGLLGQPKNRREAISWLKRAAERADTENPHALHELALLYASAEPDDVILRDEAYAFSLFKQAAELGYKFSQFRLGAAYEYGLFGCPIDPRLSIMWYSRAATQEEHQSELALSGWYFTGSEGVLQQNDTEAYLWARKAAMAGLAKAEFAMGYFTEEGIGVPANLEDAKRWYWRAAAQDHPKARERLEELKRSGKNGPRNREKISRNRNSRQQEGECLVM, from the exons ATGGCATACAGTGGAGGATACGAAGGAGGGCCGGGAGGACGCCAGTACGGCGGtcaagcaccaccacctagAGGACCGCCGCAGCGCGCATACACCGCTGGACCTGGCATGCCACAACAGCAGTACactgcgccgccgcctcaGCAGCACTACGACCGATATCAGGAAGACTATGGCTATGGCGGCGGCTACAATGACCATGGGGGTGGTTATGATCAGGGATATGGAGGACAAGATCAAGGTTACGGTGGACAATATGATGACAGAAACTACCAGAGAGGCCCGCCAGCGCAGGATTACCCTCAGCAAGACTACTTTATTCCCGGACCCAATGGCCGCAATGGACCCCCTCCTGAAGCTGCTGCTCCCGGTCCCGGCCCCGGCCGAGGTGGACCACCCATGCAAGGTGGCAGAGCCGGGCCCGCTGGTCCGATGCGTCCTCCTGCAGACAACGGCAGGGGTCCTCCAGCTCCCTATCCGCCGCGTGGTGGCGGCTACCCTCCGGGCCCAGGACGGGGTTATCCGCCCCAAGGCCCCGGTGGGAGGCCAGGCCCTCCGGATCGAGCTGTGGCTTCAGATCCCAGCG CGAACCGCCGGCCACCCATGAATGGCCCCGGTCCGGGTCCCGGTCCCGGCCCTCTGAGTCCTGAAAACcgtggttttggtggtggtaattTCCGGGGCCCTCCGGGAGCGCAGCGAAGGCCTGATGTGGACAATGTTGCAGCACAAATGGATGGGATGAATCTCTCGATTCAGAGGCCACCAACAAGAGGACCTCCTGGGCCTAATGGTACTGGACCGCAACGTGCACCAATGCGCCCAGATACCAGGGACGGGTATGGAGGGCCGATGCGTCCTAATACTAGAGACGGCTATGGAGGACCAGGACCTGGAGGGCCGCAAATGGGACCGCCCCAGCCATACCGCCCTCAACAGGACATTCAAGATCAGCGGCGAGGCCCTCCTCCTGGCCCGGACTTTGGCCAGCCTGGGGTATTTCAGGATGGTGGCTTTGGTCCACCTGGGCGGAGTATGACCATGCCTGCGAGAGATGATATGGGATTTCAGCCTCCGCCGCAGAATTTCATGCACCAGAGCGACAGTGTCCCTTACAATGGTCCTGTTGGACGCGCGATACAGAGACCAAACACGGCTCAAGGTGCACGGGCGCCACCGCAGAGGGTTTACCCGTCTGACCATGGAGTTCCTCCATTACCACAAAACAACTACGACCAAGGGTACGGGAACCGACAAGACATAGCCTATGGAggtcaacagcaacagcagcaacccgGTCCTGTCGATGATTACTACGAGGACTATTACGAGCCTACTGGCAACGGCGGGTACCCAGCTCAATCAGATGGCCCAAACTTTGATGCCATTTCCCCTCACAGGCATAAAGATTCTTTTGACCAGCACATGCAGCCTAATCAGATGCAGCACCAAGCTCAACGTGGGCCTGGCCGCCTACCGGAGATGTCTCGGGCCAAGTCTCAACCTGACCTGCGAAATTCGCAGACGGCTGTATTTGAAATGGCAGGTGATATGCCCCCGATACCCATgatgcaacaacaacaaacggGGGGCCCGCGTGGTTCGCTTGAAAGTCAGAACAGTCTTCACAGGCCGTCCCCTAATGGTCAGCCAGGGCCACTGCCACCAGGAGCTGGTATAACTGCTCACCCAGCACCATACAGACCCGGGCAATCTGCGCCCCCTCAGGGACCGTATAACTCGGACAATTTGCCATTGCATCCTGCTCCAGTCCGCCCAGGTCAGATGCCCGGCTCTATGGTCAATTTGAATGACAGGCCCCCTCCAGTCAGGAACTACCAGGCTGCTATGAACAGTATGcctgctcctccccctctcaaCAACCAACCTGGTCCTCAGCCGATGCAAGGTGGTCCTGGTTCGCCGCCCCCTCCCACGAAACCAGTCGAGCCCAAGGTTACTGTGGAAGAACTGGAGCACCTGCGGGCCATTGTCAAAAACGATTCCAATGATCAACAGTCTGCTCTTCGGCTTGCTAAGAAACTAGTTGAAGCGTCAGACGTCTTGGTCCCAAATCTGCCTGACCCCAAGGCTCGCGCTCGTTCTCGGGATCGCTACCTTGTTGATGCTCACAAGATTCTTCGCAAGCTTGAGAAGGCCAGCAACCCAGACGCCATGTTCTTCTTGGCAGACAGCATCGGCCGTGGGCTGTTCAGCTCTGAGCCCGATCACGCACATGCTTTCTCGCTCTACCAGTCCGCCGCGAAGCTCGGCCACGCGGCAGCAGCCTACCGCACCGCCGTCTGCTGCGAGATCGGCAACGATGAGGGCGGCGGGACCCGCAAGGACCCCATCAAGGCTATCCAATGGTATAAGCGCGCCGCGACGCTGGGCGACACCCCCGCCATGTACAAGGTTGGAATGATTCTGCTCAAGGGACTGCTGGGTCAGCCGAAGAACAGGCGGGAGGCCATCAGCTGGCTCAAGCGGGCCGCCGAGCGCGCCGATACCGAGAACCCGCACGCCCTCCACGAGCTCGCACTCCTGTACGCTAGCGCTGAGCCCGACGACGTTATCCTCCGCGACGAGGCATACGCCTTCAGCCTGTTCAAGCAGGCGGCCGAGCTGGGATATAAGTTCAGCCAATTCCGTCTGGGCGCTGCATATGAGTACGGTCTGTTCGGCTGCCCGATCGACCCGCGGTTATCTATCATGTGGTATAGCCGCGCGGCGACCCAGGAGGAACACCAGAGTGAGCTGGCGCTTTCAGGATGGTACTTTACTGGTAGTGAGGGTGTGTTGCAGCAAAACGATACCGAGGCGTATCTGTGGGCGAGAAAGGCTGCCATGGCTGGGCTGGCCAAGGCCGAGTTTGCCATGGGTTACTTCACGGAGGAGGGTATCGGTGTGCCAGCCAACCTTGAGGATGCGAAGAGGTGGTACTGGCGGGCTGCTg CCCAAGACCACCCCAAAGCCCGCGAGCGTCTAGAGGAGCTCAAGCGATCAGGAAAGAACGGGCCGAGAAACCGGGAGAAGATATCTCGCAACAGAAATTCGAGGCAGCAGGAGGGTGAATGCTTGGTAATGTAA
- a CDS encoding BAP31 domain-containing protein, producing MTLYYSLVFMLLVAEMSIFMLLIVPLPFTIRRRLFTFISENPIIAKLQYGLKITFIFILILFIDSVNRVYRVQVELAAATDASKGNAAAIMGHERLEVQARKFYSQRNMYLCGFTLFLSLILNRTYIMILEVLRLEEKLKKFEGTDKDTKQSEKLAMAGDPGEISRLKREIQLRDQDIETLKKQSASLHREYDELAEKYGRTQQDDVPKKMK from the exons ATGACGCTTTACTACAGTTTG GTCTTCATGCTCCTAGTAGCAGAGATGTCCATCTTCATGCTGCTTATAGTTCCTCTACCCTTCACCATTCGCCGGAGGCTGTTCACCTTTATCTCGGAAAATCCAATCATAGCCAAGCTACAATATGGTCTGAAGATCACGTTCAtattcatcctcatcctgtTTATCGACAGCGTGAACAGAGTCTACCGTGTGCAAGTCGAGCTTGCCGCTGCCACAGATGCCTCCAAGGGCAACGC TGCTGCCATCATGGGTCACGAGCGTCTCGAAGTCCAGGCTCGCAAGTTCTACTCCCAGCGCAACATGTACCTTTGCGGcttcaccctcttcctctccttgatCCTTAACCGCACCTACATTATGATCCTCGAGGTCCTCCGTCTcgaggagaagctcaagaagtTTGAGGGTACCGACAAGGACACCAAGCAGTCCGAGAAGCTCGCCATGGCCGGCGATCCTGGTGAGATCTCCCGTCTCAAGCGCGAGATCCAGCTCCGCGACCAGGACATCGAGACCCTCAAGAAGCAATCAGCCTCTCTTCACCGCGAGTACGACGAGCTCGCTGAGAAGTACGGCCGCACCCAGCAGGATGATGTGCCTAAGAAGATGAAGTAA
- a CDS encoding DUF1479 domain-containing protein: protein MSTRSIKCGRSAVFHSDLFEHVFPGLSHFSTYLRVWHFSLSFICLPFICSFFSSLIMAMSFQSYPITANTVAHVYWEKEHEMQSFSYPDPVPLPPRFTLLKERLASGNEAAITSAWQRLLRRLDEEINYISSMGSKVVPTISFSNITNPQQSQDFLAQLRRSGVAIIRNVVPKETATSWRQEASEYLSQNSGMRAVPTRDPQLYELYWSPAQIKARAHPNVIAAQKFAMRIWKSEDPNAMVSTNFPITYADRVRIRTISTTTYGGNENRLNPSAHVDNGSVERWEPDGYGRAGTYKDIFHGRWEDYEPWESSSRVQATSDLYQGTGSCSIFRMFQGLLTMSPTSSDSDLDSDSDSLQVCPMPQLATAYFLLRPFFSPSPSASPVSSSSNLAHSEQDQQVPFSTSSTTFAGEEEQEDSPWLFNYPHNSILHGALPSYAQDINPTLHPHLQLDRSLVTIPRLEPGDYVLWHPDLIHVVDGPWQRQNRHHKQKLSMITRSKNPPDPIPNTNSNPKISQTLSLYLPCCPLTQTNALYLSRQRKAFLLGRPGPDFGGGGQALFHQGHTNYGSYGYGYGGVQSMVNGPGPYSHLRDDSGTSGCGSGSGTGDESSHMGRAGVQDVNDAGGDDGLRAMGLLPWDEEEAHTEAEREVLAMANGILFPDLLDYGRT, encoded by the exons ATGAGTACGAGAAGTATAAAGTGCGGTCGAAGTGCGGTGTTTCATTCAGACCTCTTTGAGCATGTCTTCCCCGGTTTGTCTCATTTCTCTACATACCTACGAGTGTGGCACTTCTCTTTGTCTTTTATATGTCTTCCATTCATATGTTCCTTCTTTTCGTCGCTGATCATGGCTATGTCTTTTCAATCGTATCCCATCACTGCGAACACGGTAGCTCATGTCTACTGGGAGAAAGAGCACGAAATGCAGTCATTTTCATACCCTGATCCCGTTCCTCTGCCACCACGATTCACACTCCTGAAAGAGAGACTAGCTTCAGGCAATGAAGCAGCAATCACATCAGCATGGCAAAGGCTACTACGAAGGCTGGACGAAGAGATTAATTACATCTCCTCTATGGGGTCAAAGGTGGTTCCAACAATCAGCTTCTCCAACATCACAAATCCCCAACAATCCCAAGACTTCCTCGCCCAGCTACGAAGGTCAGGGGTGGCTATCATCCGAAATGTGGTTCCAAAGGAGACAGCCACCAGCTGGAGACAAGAAGCAAGCGAATACCTCAGCCAAAACTCAGGCATGCGAGCAGTGCCAACGAGAGACCCCCAACTTTACGAGCTCTACTGGAGTCCAGCCCAGATCAAAGCCAGGGCGCATCCCAATGTCATAGCCGCGCAGAAGTTCGCGATGAGAATATGGAAGTCTGAAGACCCCAACGCCATGGTCAGCACGAACTTTCCCATCACATACGCCGATCGTGTGCGGATACGAACGATTTCGACAACAACGTATGGCGGTAATGAAAACAGACTCAATCCTAGCGCCCATGTCGACAATGGCAGTGTCGAGAGATGGGAGCCGGATGGGTATGGACGGGCAGGGACGTATAAGGATATCTTCCATGGGCGTTGGGAGGATTATGAACCTTGGGAG AGCTCCTCCCGCGTCCAAGCAACAAGCGACCTCTACCAAGGCACCGGTTCCTGTTCCATCTTCCGCATGTTCCAAGGTCTTTTAACCATGAGCCCCACCTCCTCCGACTCGGACTTAGACTCAGACTCAGACTCACTGCAAGTCTGCCCCATGCCCCAACTGGCAACAGCTTACTTCCTGCTACGACCATTCTTCTCTCCGTCGCCCTCCGCGTCCCCAgtctcttcatcctcaaatCTAGCCCACTCCGAGCAAGACCAACAGGTCCCTTTCTCTAcgtcctccaccacctttgctggcgaagaagaacaagaagactCGCCCTGGCTCTTCAATTACCCCCACAACTCCATCCTCCATGGCGCCCTCCCCAGCTATGCCCAAGACATCAACCCAACTTTGCACCCGCACCTCCAGCTGGACCGCAGTCTGGTCACCATCCCACGCTTAGAACCGGGCGATTACGTGCTTTGGCATCCGGATTTGATTCATGTTGTTGACGGGCCTTGGCAGAGGCAGAACCGGCACCACAAGCAAAAACTCAGCATGATCACAAGGAGCAAGAACCCCCCAGATCCAATCCCAAACACAAACTCAAACCCAAAAATCTCCCAAACATTGTCCCTTTACCTCCCCTGTTGCCCCCTGACCCAAACCAACGCGCTCTATCTCTCCCGCCAGCGCAAGGCCTTCCTCCTCGGAAGGCCCGGCCCCGACTTCGGCGGAGGTGGGCAAGCGCTCTTCCACCAGGGGCACACGAACTACGGCTCTTATGGGTACGGGTACGGCGGCGTGCAAAGTATGGTGAACGGACCTGGTCCGTATAGTCACTTGCGAGATGATAGTGGTACTAGTGGATGTGGAAGTGGGAGTGGTACAGGTGATGAGAGTAGTCACATGGGAAGAGCGGGCGTGCAGGATGTTAATGAtgccggtggtgatgatgggttgaGAGCCATGGGACTGTTGCCgtgggatgaggaggaggcgcacacggaggcggagagggaggtATTGGCTATGGCTAATGGAATACTGTTTCCTGATTTGTTAGATTATGGGAGGACATGA
- a CDS encoding oxidoreductase encodes MSFTSIPVLDLSLAKDPATKLAFLADLRHALMEVGFLYLQNVGISQEVFDQVIREGKGFFDIPKEEKLKIEMKNAPSFLGYSRLSAEITAGAIDHREQIDLSTEHPVPEPGAPLHYNLLAPNQWPPPNVLPSFRQVFTDYMKKMGEISVYFTSLIAEAIELPANAFDKYFDKDQQHKLKIVKYPDVGTLGKEGKEGNQGVGPHKDSMLSSYLLQASHHRGLQVQNMFGQWIDCPPIPGTLVVAIGQGLEALTQGVCVSTTHRVLSPAAGEGARFSIPFFQGVRGDTTFDDLEKVGVGQVPEHVKEQRRRVLKASGGQRLDDVEFTFRSGGVATTLGEATLRNRVKSHPDVGERWYPEILRSLREEQSRAAAGSRNSTVGGGAAMVPEGKTVEAH; translated from the exons ATGTCTTTCACATCTATTCCAGTTCTTGACTTGTCTTTGGCCAAGGACCCGGCTACCAAGCTGGCTTTCCTAGCAGACCTTAGGCACGCTCTTATGGAAGTGGGCTTCTTATATCTTCAAAATGTCGGTATTTCACAGGAGGTGTTTGACCAAGTCATtcgggaagggaagggctTCTTTGACATCCCGAAAGAGGAAAA ACTAAAAATCGAAATGAAAAACGCACCCTCCTTCCTCGGCTACTCCCGTCTCTCCGCCGAGATCACCGCCGGCGCCATCGACCACCGCGAACAGATCGACCTTTCCACCGAGCACCCCGTACCCGAGCCCGGTGCGCCATTGCACTACAATCTGCTAGCACCTAACCAGTGGCCGCCGCCCAATGTGCTGCCTAGCTTCCGCCAGGTGTTTACCGATTacatgaagaagatgggcgaGATCTCCGTCTACTTCACCAGCCTGATCGCCGAGGCGATCGAGCTACCCGCCAACGCATTCGACAAGTACTTTGATAAAGACCAGCAGCACAAGCTGAAGATTGTCAAGTACCCGGATGTTGGTACGTTGGGCAAAGAAGGCAAGGAGGGAAATCAGGGCGTGGGGCCGCataaggatagta TGCTATCGAGCTATCTCCTCCAAGCCTCCCATCACCGCGGCCTGCAAGTCCAAAACATGTTTGGCCAATGGATCGACTGCCCGCCCATCCCCGGTACCTTGGTCGTCGCAATCGGGCAAGGTCTCGAAGCCCTAACGCAGGGCGTCTGCGTGAGCACCACTCACCGGGTACTCTCGCCGGCCGCCGGCGAAGGCGCCCGCTTTTCCATTCCCTTTTTCCAGGGTGTGAGGGGCGATACCACCTTTGACGATTTGGAAAAGGTTGGCGTCGGACAGGTGCCCGAGCACGTCAAGGAGCAGCGCAGAAGGGTGCTCAAGGCTAGTGGTGGCCAGAGGCTGGATGATGTCGAGTTTACGTTTAGAAGTGGAGGGGTGGCGACCACGTTGGGTGAGGCCACGCTGAGGAATCGAGTGAAAAGTCATCCGGATGTGGGAGAGAGGTGGTATCCAGAAATCTTGAGGAGTCTTAGGGAGGAGCAGAGTAGGGCGGCGGCTGGGAGTAGGAATTCGACTGTAGGAGGAGGCGCGGCAATGGTACCGGAGGGGAAGACTGTTGAGGCGCATTAG
- a CDS encoding DNA-directed RNA polymerase I/II/III subunit 10 produces MIIPIRCFSCGKVVGDLWERYLQLIDGEEITDGDALDQLGLKRYCCRRMVMTHVDLIEKLLKYTPDGRNVKKIEMQTRNEEQGM; encoded by the exons ATGATCATTCCAATCCGATGCTTTTCGTGCGGCAAG GTGGTGGGTGATCTCTGGGAGAGATACCTGCAGCTGATCGATGGCGAGGAGATCACCGATGG TGATGCTCTGGATCAGCTCGGCCTCAAGCGCTACTGCTGCCGTCGCATGGTCATGACCCACGTCGACCTCATCGAGAAGCTTCTCAA GTATACTCCCGATGGTCGCAACGTCAAGAAGATCGAGATGCAGACACGCAATGAGGAACAGGGGATGTAA